The Pseudomonas sp. G2-4 genome window below encodes:
- the adeC gene encoding AdeC/AdeK/OprM family multidrug efflux complex outer membrane factor: protein MHKLLSPLAAAAFLLGGCSLIPDYRRPDAPIAGQYPQTSAYAPALSGSIAAEQGWRDLFQDPALQQLIESALANNRDLRVAALNVEAYQAQYRIQRADLYPAISANGTGSRQRLPASLSGTGDAAISSSYSATLGISAYELDLFGRIRSLSDEASLVYLSSEEARRSTQLSLVASVASAYLTWRADQELLALTQDTLQSYEQSLRVTERSNQVGTASALDLSQSRTSVESAKASLARFQRQVAQDHNSLTLLVGTSVADDLPARPLASDLLTEVPAGLPSDLLQRRPDILEAEYLLQSANANIGAARAAFFPSISLTANAGSSSSELSGLFKGGSGSWVFQPQINLPIFNAGSLRASLNYSKIQKDIRVSQYEKAIQTAFQEVSDGLAARKTYKDQLVAQHDLVQANQDYYRLAERRYRIGVDNSLTFLDAQRSLFSARQTLIADRLSQLLAEVSLYKALGGGWVERTNKVTVR from the coding sequence ATGCATAAACTCTTGAGCCCCTTGGCGGCCGCGGCATTCCTGCTCGGCGGTTGTTCGCTTATCCCGGACTACCGACGCCCCGATGCACCAATAGCCGGGCAATACCCACAGACGTCCGCCTATGCCCCTGCCCTGTCGGGGTCTATCGCCGCCGAACAGGGTTGGCGTGACTTGTTCCAGGATCCGGCGCTGCAGCAACTTATCGAAAGCGCGCTGGCCAACAACCGCGACTTGCGGGTAGCGGCCCTGAATGTCGAGGCTTACCAGGCGCAATATCGGATTCAGCGGGCGGATCTCTACCCGGCAATCAGTGCCAATGGCACAGGTTCGCGTCAGCGGCTGCCGGCCAGCCTGTCGGGAACCGGTGACGCCGCGATCAGCAGCTCTTACTCGGCAACGCTGGGAATCAGCGCCTATGAGCTGGACCTGTTCGGGCGGATCCGCAGCCTCAGTGATGAGGCGTCCCTGGTCTATCTGTCCAGCGAAGAAGCCCGTCGCAGTACCCAATTGAGCCTGGTGGCCAGCGTGGCCAGCGCCTACCTGACCTGGCGTGCCGATCAGGAACTGTTGGCACTGACCCAGGACACGCTCCAGTCCTACGAGCAAAGCCTGCGCGTGACCGAACGCAGCAATCAGGTCGGCACCGCTTCGGCCCTGGACCTGAGCCAATCGCGAACCTCGGTGGAAAGCGCCAAGGCCAGTTTGGCCAGGTTCCAACGCCAGGTCGCCCAGGACCACAACAGCCTCACGTTGCTGGTGGGTACTTCGGTCGCGGATGACCTGCCCGCCCGGCCGCTGGCATCCGACCTGCTCACCGAAGTACCTGCCGGTCTGCCTTCGGACCTGTTGCAACGACGGCCCGACATTCTTGAGGCCGAGTACTTGTTGCAATCGGCCAATGCCAACATCGGCGCGGCCCGTGCCGCATTCTTCCCGAGCATCAGCCTGACGGCCAATGCCGGCAGTTCGAGCAGCGAACTGTCTGGGCTGTTCAAGGGTGGTTCGGGCAGTTGGGTGTTTCAACCACAGATCAATTTGCCGATTTTCAATGCCGGCAGCCTTCGGGCGAGCCTGAACTATTCGAAAATCCAGAAAGACATCCGCGTATCGCAATACGAGAAAGCTATCCAGACCGCCTTCCAAGAAGTTTCCGATGGCCTGGCGGCACGCAAGACTTATAAGGACCAATTGGTCGCCCAGCACGATCTGGTACAGGCCAACCAGGACTATTACCGCCTGGCGGAGCGGCGCTATCGCATTGGCGTGGATAACAGCCTGACATTCCTGGATGCCCAACGCTCGCTGTTCAGCGCCCGACAAACCCTGATCGCCGACCGGCTGTCGCAGCTGCTCGCCGAGGTCAGCCTGTACAAGGCCCTGGGCGGGGGTTGGGTAGAACGCACAAACAAAGTGACTGTGAGGTGA